The window TTGCCCCGGGGACCGACGATCCGCACCCGAATCAGGCTGTCCGTAACGTCACAGCGGGCATAGCTCTTGTTGTCGTTGATCACGATCGGAAACTGCGCACCCCGTTCCCCGGCAGGATGGAACGAATAGCGGTGTTCGTGGCCGCAGAGCATCAGATCGATCCCGGCTTCGTTCAGGACCGGCATGAAAAGTTCGTTGAGATGGACGTTTCCGTGCCATGTACCCGTCGTCGGAGGCACGTGCAGCAGGACGATCCGCGCCGAGGCCGAGAGGAACTCCTCCGACTGCACGGCCTTTTTCAGCCATGCGCACTCCTCCGCGCGGTAGGCGTCGTAATCGGCCAGTCCATAGTATTCGATGTCGCTGTCGGGCTTGTCCTCCCCGCAGTCGAGCACCAGCAGGCAGACATCTCCGTAGCGGTAAATTCCGTAAAACTCCCCGCTGCGAGTCGGGAAATAGTCGATCAGGCGGTCCGACCAGACGCCGCGCGTCTCGTGGTTGCCGCGGTTGAAAAGGATCGGCGTCCCGGAGGCGAACAGCGCGACCGATGCGTCGATATAGTCCGTAAAGAGCTGCTCCTCGTTCTCGACGCTGCTCGACATGTCGCCGTTGAAGACCACGAATCCGATCTCACTGAAATCGACCTTCTTACAGAGGTCCTTCATGTAGTCGGCCCTGCCGTGAATGTCGTTGAGCATAATGAACGAGCAGTCGGCGCCCGAGTCGGGAAAGGTCCGGAACGGATAGGGCTTGCGACGGAAAACGTCACTTGCGACAACACTCCCGTAGGTGGCTTTGCCGCGCTGCGGCCATGCCGTGACCTCCTGCGAAAAAATGCGGTAACAATAGTCGGTGCCGGGTTTCAGCCCTTTGAGCCGCACGGCATGAAGGGTTCTGTCGGCCAGTCTGCGGCCCGCGACGGTCTGGTAATGGCGTGCATGCTCCTGCGCATAGAAGCTCCGCCCGTCGTCGGGCGCGACCTCGACCCACGAGAGGGCCGGTTTGCTGGTGGTCCAGACGACCGTGACACCGTCCCGGGTCATATCGCAGAGATAAGGACCGTGCGTGATTTTGAAATCCTGCGCCACGGCGGCCAGCGAGAAAAGCAGCCCGGCCAGCGAGAAAAGGAGTTTTTTCATTGTCGGAAAGTGTTGATTGTTTCGGGATGCAAGATACGGAATATTCCGCAGAATCCCGTGCCGGAAAACGAAAAAGCGGGCGTATTCCGCGGGGGGGGGCGGGGCTGTCCGGACCGCCGGGCTCCGTCCCGTTGGCCTTGGGCGTTTTAATACATCCCGCCAGCACCACGGCGGCGGCGAAAACGAGCGACAGGGAGCTCTTCGAACGAAACATCATTCGGCGAAGGCAGTAAAAATCCCTGAAAATCACCGCTTTTTTCGCGCTGTTTTCTTTTTGCGGACCGACCATCCGAAATGTCCCAACGCCTCGCCCAGCGCAAAATACTCTCCGTGGGAATAGACGATCGGATCGGCGCGTTCGAGGCAGAAACGGCCCGTCCGGGGATCGATATAGGCCTCGTCGGCCTGCACCCCGACCACCTCGGCCAGAAACATATCGTGGGTCCCGAGCGGCAACACCTGCCGCACGCGGCACTCGATATTCACGGGAGACTCGGCGATGACCGGCGCGGCGACCCTCTCCGACGGAACGGCCGTGAGCCCCATCTCGCGGAACTTGTCGTAATCGCGGCCCGAGCGCACGCCGCACCAGTCCGCGGCTCGCGCCAGCCGGCGCGTCGTGAGGTTGATGACGAACTCGCCCGTGCGGCGGATGATTTCGTAGGAGTGGCGTTCGGGACGCACCGAAATATAGCACATCGGCGGATCGGAACAGACCGTGCCGGTCCATGCCACGGTCAGCAGGTTGTACTCGTCGGGCGTCGCGCCGCAGCTCACCAGCACCGCCGGCAGGGGATAAAGCACCGTTCCCGGTTTCCAGTTCTGTTTCATCTCGATTCGTTTTTCGGGACAAAGGTAACGGTTTTTGCGTATATTTGGCGTCATAACGGCACGAATGCGATCCGGTTTTGCAGCGTGTCCGGCTTTTATGTACCTTTGTTTCGTATGCTCGCCGATTTCACCCGATACCTCGAAGCGGAACGCCGCTACTCGCCGCTCACCGTGCGCAACTACCGCCACGACGTCGAGCAGTTCCTCGCATGGCTGGGGGTCTGCGACGCCGATTTCGACCCGTGCCGGGTGACCACGGAGGATATCCGCGAGTGGATGCTCTTCCGCACCGAGGAGGGACATCTGAGCGCCGCCTCGATGAACCGCGAGATTTCGTCGCTGCGGGCGCTGTTCCGCTGGCTGCTGCGCACGGGAGTCGTCAGCCGCGACGTGACTCAGCCCGTGGCGTCGCTGCGGACCTCGCGCCGCCTGCCCGCGTTCGTCCCCGAAAGCCGCATGAGCGGAATCGTCAGCGATTGCGAGCAGGACAGCGAAGATTTCATCCGCGAACGCAATTCGCTCATCGTGCTGCTCTTCTACGCCTGCGGCCTGCGGCTGGCTGAACTGGTCGGCATCGACCGCGGGGACTTCTCGGCGGACTACACCTCGCTGCGCGTCCGGGGCAAAGGCGACAAGGAGCGCATCGTACCGATTCTGGAATTCGTCCGCGAAAAGATTTTGCACTACATCGGGTTAATTGAGCGGCAAAATATTTGCATTTCACCGGAAAAAGCGCTATTTTTAACACACAAAGGAAAACGCATATCCCGGACGGCGGTTTACCGGACGGTGCAGGAAGAGCTGGACAAGGCGGGTGTACAAGGAAAGAAAAGCCCCCACGTGCTGCGCCACACTTTCGCAACGCACCTGCTGAACGGCGGAGCCGATATGCGCGAGATACAGGAACTCCTGGGACACGCTTCGCTGCAGGCCACGCAGGTCTATACGCACAACAGCATCGCCAAGCTCCGGGAGATTTATGCAAAAGCCCATCCCCGTGAAAAGGGTGGCGAGTGATTAACTTTTATAATATAAGGCTATGAACGTACAGATTCAATCCGTGAAATTCGACGCCGACAAGCGGCTGATCGAATTCGTGAATGCCAAGATGGCGAAGTTGGACCGCTTTGCGGAGCGCTCGACAGGAGCCGAGGTCATTCTCAAACTCGATAAGGACCACGAAAAAGGAAACAAATTCGCAACCATCACGCTGCACATGCCGGGCGAGGACCTGGTGGCCTGCCACCAGTCGAAAGCCTTCGAAGAGTCGGTCGACGAAGCCATCGATGCCCTGAAACGCCAGTTGGAGAAATTCAAAGCGAAAACTGAGAAATAAACCCCACCAACCTTAACCTTAACTAACTGAACGCCGCGACGGCCGCCTTTTGAAAAGGCGGCCGTCGCATTTTTCAGGAACCGGGCAAAAAAATCCCGGGACGAAATTACCTAACCTACTCACCACCCCGCTCCCTGCGGGTCTCGTCCCGGGAATACCCATGCCGACCGGATCACCGGCAATACGGGGGAGGGCTACTGCGCCGGCGTCAGGTGGAATTTCAGCGTCTCGACGCCCTTCTGTTTATCGGCGTCGATGACCGTCAGCACGAAATTGTGGTTCGAATCCTGATTGTAGATCATCGCGATCATCGGCACCAGCTGCGAGATATTGATCGACAGCGAAGTCTTGTTCTTCACCTCGTCTCCCACGGGAAACCCGAGTTCTTTGAGTCCCGCAGCCATCTCCGCCGTGGCCGGATCCACCAGGTTCATCGTCTGCGCAAGCCCCAGTTCACCGAGCACCTCGGCCGTCAGGCAGGGCGATTCGATCTTCACCGTGAGGTCGGAAATGCCGGCGGGCGCCGTCACGTCCACCACGACCGACATGGTCGGTTGAATCTCGTGGACCGCTTTGATGTCGCCGCCTTTGAGCGTAAGCGTCGGCGCGGCATGCTTATCCCCGTTGTCATCGTCATCGTTGCAGCCCGTGAGGAATGCAGCACTCATAGTCATGGCCGCAGCCATGAACAGGCATAATACTCTCTTCATAATCACTTAATTAAAAAAATCCCCAAAATTATAGTCGCCATAAAATTAGGCTCCGGGAACGACGACGGCAAATAAATTCAACGAAACGGCATATTCTGCCAACCAAACAGCGTATTTTATCAACGCAGGAAATCCGGAACAGAAAAACGGCCGCACATGCGTGCGGCCGCCCGACCTGGTCGTGGACAAGGAGAGGCTCATCCCCGCCACCGGATTAAACGAAAAACGGCCGCACTTGCGTGCAGCCGTCCGACTTGGTAGTGGATAGGGGATTTAATAAGCCCTATTTCCCGCAAAAATGCCGCCTGATTTTCAACAACATACAAATCGAAATTCATATTAAAAACAGTATTTTTGTCCCGTATCTGTCCCGGGATGGTAGTGGATAACTTATCCACTACCAAATAGTTATATCGTACATCGCCGGATTTTATCACCCAACTTTCGAAGTGTCTCTACCTCCCTCTGAATCTGCCCCATCCATTGTATCTGCTTTGTGATGGGGGGGGGTAAGTGCCTTATCAACAAGTATTTGCATCTTAGACAGCAAATCCTGCTGTCCGGCTATCGTCCCTTGTTGCCCTGCGATTGTTTCCTGCTGGGCACAAACTGTATCAATCAATCGCGAAATTTTGTCGAATACCTCACGGGGCATTTCAATTTTCGCCAATTCTTGGGTCTCAAAAATCGGTCGTTCCGTTATCTTATAAGGCAACAAAATATCACCATACCGATTATACAACAACCGAAATTGCTCCTCATTCAAAGGGCGAACCCCCCGTTCAATCGCGGAAACATACGGTTGAGAAACCCCAAACAACGTAGCAATATCACATTGCTTAATTTTATGTTCTTTTCTAAACCTCTGTAAATCAATCATAATATAAAAATATAGTCATTTTTAATAACCAAAACTTGCAATATATAATCATTTTGATTATGTTTGCAAAGTAATTGACCGCGTAACGCACCGCGTCAATTACAAAGTTAATAAATTTTTAACCATTCCAAACTCAACCTCTATGTATTTGAGTAACGAAAGGGCTGTCTCGTACCCTGTTCCGGCACGTCCGGATTTTACGGGCATCCGAAAGAAGGCCGCACGCACCGGCCGGAAACTTCTGACCGCCTGCCTCGGGCGGGAGTTCATGGGGCTCTCCGCCAGGCACAAGGTCTACGGACTTTACTTCATCGTGAGCCTGATGGCGCCGATCATGCTTTACAGCGAGAGCCACCCGTGGCTGACAATTCCGCTCGTCGTGAATCTGGGGAACGCTGTAAGGCTGGCGAACAGAATCGTCCGAGAAACGAGTGCCAGAGATTAGTAGGGTATTCCATGCACTCGCCGCCGCGCCGCCCGTGAGGGCCGCCAACGGCAACGGAGAGGGGTTCGGCTCCCCTATCGAGGCCAAACTCCTCTCCGCTTTTTTGAAACTAAAAAACCAAAACAATACGCACAAATGAAAGAGCAGACACTTAACGAATTATGGAGGTCCCTCGACTGGTCGGATCGGACGGAACTGTTGCGGATCGTTTCCTCGGAACTTTTCGTCGGAGCCGATGCCTTCACCACATGGCGTCTCGGCTACCGTAAAATTCCGAAAACAAAACGGCTGCGGCTGACGGCCATCATCAAGAAAAAGTACGGCATCAACCTTAAAACCGCATAACCATGACTGCAATCCTCTCGACTATCTGCATCGCGGCGATCCTCTGGCGGGGCGTCGTCGCCACAGGCGTCGCCTACAACCGCATCAAGACCCGCGGGGCCTCTCCGACACTCAACATCATCTTCTGGGACTCGATCCTCGTGATCGTACTCGCCGTATCGCTGCTGGTCAAAATCTGGGCGCCATGTATGTAGACAAAGACAGCAACGGCCGCATTGCCGTCATGGATCTGAAGCCGGAAGAGTTCGAGACGATCCGCCGGGCGATCAAAGCCTTCAAAACGGGGCTGCTCCAAAACCGCCTGCCTGCCGGATTCTCGCCCCGAAGCGAGATCTACGAGCAATACCACCGCGCAGGGATGATCCTGCGCCAGATAGAGAAACTATAAACCTATCGGGGGGGGGCATTCCCCACGACTCGAACACTATGAACAAAGTAAGCAAAGACGACGTATTGCAGGCCACCGAAGGCGGCAAGACGGTTATCCTCGATTATTACCCCGCGTCCCGGGACGGATTCGAGCGGCGCCGGAATTTCAGGCTCCGGCCGGACGACCGGAACCCTTCGTGCACCGTGTTCAACCGCGACGGCATCTGGTTCCTGCAAGACAAGGGCGGCGGCGATACCAAGGCCCGCACGGCCATCTCGATCGTCATGGAGGAAGAGCGCCTAACATACCCGCAGGCGATCGAGTTCATCGCGTCGAAATACGCTCCTCACCTGCTTGCCGGGGCCTCGGCGGTTTCCGTACAGCCGGAGCCCGGGCGGGCCGAAACGGCCCCGCAGGACGCCATGACCGTACAACGCCGCAAGGGTGGAAAATTCTCCAAATGGGAACTCGATCTGCTCGGACATCAGATCACGCAGGAGGTGTGCAACGAACTCCGCCTGGTACCGCTGGACTCCTACATCACCCGCAAAAACGAAAAGGGGAAGAGCTGGAAGATCTCGGCCACGGAGAACTATCCGATCTTCTACTACGATTACGGGACATGGGGACGGCTCTACCAGCCGCTGTCGGCCCAGCTCCGTTTCATGTTCGTCGGAGAGAAGCCCGCCGACTTCATTTTCGGCGACTCATGGTTCCTCAAAGCGTTCGATGGTTCCAAGCGTCGGACGCCCGACATCTCGGATGTCGGGGAAGAGGAGGAAGAGACGCCGGAACAGGGCGACGACGACGATCCGGAAGATGAGGGCGATATGGACTCCGCAAACGCCTCGCCCCGGCAGGAGCAATGCGACGCAATCATCCTCTGTTCGGGAGGTTCCGACGCCCTGAATGTCCGGAACGCCTGCATCAATACCGGCCGGGCCGGATGGCATGTCGCATGGCTGAACTCCGAAACGGCCGACCTTCCCCGGGCCGACATGTTCCACCTCCGGCAGATAGCCAAAGAGGTCTACATTCTCTACGATCAGGACAGCACGGGAGTCGCCAACGCCTTCCGGCACGCCATGAAATACCTCGACCTCCGGATCATCCGCCTCCCGGACGACCTCAAACGCTTCAAGACCCGCAAAGGAGGAGCCTGCAAGGATGCCAAGGACCTCTTCATGCACTACCGAAAGCCTGCGGCACAAGACCCCTACAAAATCTTCAGCAACCTGCTCCGGGTATCCGGATCGCTGAAATTCTGGGTGCGTTTCAAAGACCGCCGCGGCAAGGAGTGTTTCGACATCAACAACGAGCAGCTCTACTCCTTCCTGCAAGCGAGCGGATACTATCGCATCGAATCCTCGGCCACGAGCAAGGGATTCACCTTCTGCTACATCCGGGACAACATCGTCCGCCTGATCGACGAGCAGGCCATCGCGTCGGAATGCAATGCCGAGTTGATCCGCTATCTCTATGCTCATCCCGAGTACTACTCGCAGGCGCTGGCCAACGCCATCCACCGAAGCAACCAGGTGAAGCTCGGATCGCTGGAGAAGCTGCGGATGATCGCACCGAATTTCCGTTATTTCGGGGCGAATTTCGACCATGTGCTATTCAAGAACAAGATCATCCGCATCGACCGGGACGGCCTGCACGAAATTCGTCCGCAGGACTGGCCCTACTTCGAGTACAGCAACAAGATTCTCGACCACGAAATACAACTGGACAGGAACGGTGTGCTTCCGTTCGACATCGTGGAAACGCCGGCCGCCCTTGCGATACGGAAAGAAATGCAGGGCC of the Alistipes senegalensis JC50 genome contains:
- a CDS encoding FN3 domain-containing metallophosphoesterase family protein, whose translation is MKKLLFSLAGLLFSLAAVAQDFKITHGPYLCDMTRDGVTVVWTTSKPALSWVEVAPDDGRSFYAQEHARHYQTVAGRRLADRTLHAVRLKGLKPGTDYCYRIFSQEVTAWPQRGKATYGSVVASDVFRRKPYPFRTFPDSGADCSFIMLNDIHGRADYMKDLCKKVDFSEIGFVVFNGDMSSSVENEEQLFTDYIDASVALFASGTPILFNRGNHETRGVWSDRLIDYFPTRSGEFYGIYRYGDVCLLVLDCGEDKPDSDIEYYGLADYDAYRAEECAWLKKAVQSEEFLSASARIVLLHVPPTTGTWHGNVHLNELFMPVLNEAGIDLMLCGHEHRYSFHPAGERGAQFPIVINDNKSYARCDVTDSLIRVRIVGPRGKVTHTHEFPLNGPAVDPE
- a CDS encoding flavin reductase family protein gives rise to the protein MKQNWKPGTVLYPLPAVLVSCGATPDEYNLLTVAWTGTVCSDPPMCYISVRPERHSYEIIRRTGEFVINLTTRRLARAADWCGVRSGRDYDKFREMGLTAVPSERVAAPVIAESPVNIECRVRQVLPLGTHDMFLAEVVGVQADEAYIDPRTGRFCLERADPIVYSHGEYFALGEALGHFGWSVRKKKTARKKR
- a CDS encoding tyrosine-type recombinase/integrase → MLADFTRYLEAERRYSPLTVRNYRHDVEQFLAWLGVCDADFDPCRVTTEDIREWMLFRTEEGHLSAASMNREISSLRALFRWLLRTGVVSRDVTQPVASLRTSRRLPAFVPESRMSGIVSDCEQDSEDFIRERNSLIVLLFYACGLRLAELVGIDRGDFSADYTSLRVRGKGDKERIVPILEFVREKILHYIGLIERQNICISPEKALFLTHKGKRISRTAVYRTVQEELDKAGVQGKKSPHVLRHTFATHLLNGGADMREIQELLGHASLQATQVYTHNSIAKLREIYAKAHPREKGGE
- the hpf gene encoding ribosome hibernation-promoting factor, HPF/YfiA family is translated as MNVQIQSVKFDADKRLIEFVNAKMAKLDRFAERSTGAEVILKLDKDHEKGNKFATITLHMPGEDLVACHQSKAFEESVDEAIDALKRQLEKFKAKTEK
- a CDS encoding helix-turn-helix domain-containing protein; translation: MIDLQRFRKEHKIKQCDIATLFGVSQPYVSAIERGVRPLNEEQFRLLYNRYGDILLPYKITERPIFETQELAKIEMPREVFDKISRLIDTVCAQQETIAGQQGTIAGQQDLLSKMQILVDKALTPPHHKADTMDGADSEGGRDTSKVG